The following are encoded in a window of Gossypium raimondii isolate GPD5lz chromosome 13, ASM2569854v1, whole genome shotgun sequence genomic DNA:
- the LOC105765339 gene encoding uncharacterized protein LOC105765339, which produces MEGLNEDVILSNTLKRDEKSVKNLWHMDRRCWEVNKVRQVYGQDWGDKICNIPIGREGQEDRMIWFLWKALWKLDTLPKIRVFAWRVGHEILPTNSKIASIRQGFEKGCPRCGAKIETVLHALKDCPTSRAVLSIGGWSRSFISKNYDHCADWLEDLMRVLDKRAMADLLTTLWNCWNNRNNFIFRGKEDEAKQIWERASNLTKEFRICNMTNEPLLSQNAAEKKWKKPPMGFIKINFDATVGEDKIGFGTIIRDEEGFVLGGGGGFKEGRVSVEEAECMAFEESINVARNLNFKEHVLFETDHVGLVYKFNKSAHDVTTIGERIKECTAAFSFFKSANLIWTERSCNTVAHLLCKKMCSGGKKYLFDMDYPPEIHNAVIRDVS; this is translated from the exons ATGGAAGGGCTCAACGAGGACGTTATTTTAAGCAACACTCTTAAAAGAGATGAGAAGAGTGTGAAAAACCTTTGGCATATGGATCGGAGGTGTTGGGAGGTTAATAAAGTCAGGCAAGTATATGGACAAGACTGGGGGGACAAGATTTGCAATATTCCCATTGGAAGGGAAGGCCAGGAAGATAGAATGATATG GTTCCTTTGGAAAGCGTTATGGAAGCTCGATACTCTACCGAAGATCCGGGTTTTCGCGTGGAGGGTGGGGCATGAAATACTCCCCACGAATTCTAAGATCGCCTCTATTAGACAGGGTTTTGAAAAGGGGTGTCCTCGATGCGGAGCAAAGATCGAAACCGTGTTGCATGCTTTAAAAGACTGCCCAACCTCGAGAGCAGTTCTGTCGATCGGAGGGTGGTCCAGGAGCTTTATTTCGAAGAATTATGATCACTGCGCGGATTGGTTGGAAGACTTAATGCGGGTCCTTGACAAGAGAGCGATGGCCGACTTGTTGACAACCCTTTGGAACTGCTGGAATAACaggaataattttattttcagggGTAAAGAAGATGAGGCCAAGCAAATATGGGAAAGAGCTAGCAACTTGACCAAGGAGTTTCGAATATGTAATATGACGAATGAGCCATTACTGTCACAGAACGCAGCGGAGAAAAAGTGGAAAAAACCTCCAATGGgcttcattaaaataaatttcgatgCTACAGTAGGCGAAGACAAAATCGGTTTTGGAACGATCATAAGGGATGAAGAGGGATTTGTCTTGGGAGGTGGTGGGGGTTTTAAAGAGGGTAGGGTGTCGGTGGAAGAGGCTGAGTGCATGGCTTTTGAAGAAAGCATCAACGTGGCGcgtaatttgaattttaaagaacATGTTCTCTTCGAAACAGATCACGTGGGGCTGGTCTATAAATTCAATAAGTCAGCCCATGACGTCACAACGATAGGCGAGCGGATAAAGGAATGTACAGCAGCCTTCAGCTTTTTTAAATCGGCCAATTTAATTTGGACCGAACGGTCATGTAATACTGTAGCTCATTTACTTTGTAAAAAAATGTGTAGCGggggaaaaaaatatttgttcgATATGGATTATCCTCCAGAAATCCACAATGCTGTAATTCGTGATGTTTCGTAA